The following are encoded together in the Panicum virgatum strain AP13 chromosome 6K, P.virgatum_v5, whole genome shotgun sequence genome:
- the LOC120711078 gene encoding serine/threonine-protein kinase STY46-like has translation MAPSRRVGEEVQQDLEEGTGESSPAPREAQPDLHAVQRRICERLRLTGRHDETLADPSFHGRLARHLQRLPRRYLFDLDVEDKAEDVLLHWEILQECADPEKRPVFHARYIKSMPVRPDYHGTGHNQELEEPCQRLLEDLSLERRKTVDVNDSMSISSRGRLKTMLIHEIIFSSIDRPKLLSRLTALLSEVGLNIQEAHVYSTKDNFCLDVFVVDGWETEETDDLIVKIKVALAQKNASSSNSTNSSTSEKITDLQQKVGDSEIDWKMLAKGEKIASGSSADLYRGTYNGLDVAIKCLRIANLNNPSEIEFLQEVLILRRVNHENILRFYGACTKHPYYCIVTEYMPGGNLYDFLHKHNNFLDLITILKIAISISKGMDYLHQNDIIHRDLKTANLLIGYDQVIKIADFGVARHGSQEGLMTAETGTYRWMAPEIINHKPYDNKADVFSFAIVLWELSTSKVPYDNMTPLQAALGVRQGLRLDIPTSVHPRLSKLIERCWDENPDVRPTFAEIIVELEDILQHVQAAKGGKRRSKAKMQKKSER, from the exons ATGGCTCCGTCGCGGCGCGTTGGGGAGGAGGTGCAGCAGGACCTGGAGGAGGGCACGGGCGAGAGCTCCCCGGCGCCGCGCGAGGCCCAGCCGGACCTCCACGCGGTGCAGAGGAGGATCTGCGAGCGCCTCCGCCTGACGGGGAGGCACGACGAGACGCTCGCGGACCCCTCCTTCCACGGCCGCCTCGCCCGCCACCTCCAGAGGCTGCCCCGGAGGTATCTCTTCGACCTCGACGTCGAGGACAAGGCCGAGGACGTGCTCCTGCACTGGGAGATCCTCCAGGAGTGCGCAGACCCCGAGAAGCGACCCGTCTTCCACGCGCGATATATCAAG AGCATGCCAGTTCGACCGGATTATCACGGCACTGGCCACAATCAAGAGCTTGAGGAGCCATGTCAAAGGTTGTTGGAGGACCTCAGTTTGGAGAGGAGAAAGACAGTGGACGTCAATGATTCCATGTCTATCTCCTCTAG gggtcgTTTGAAAACTATGCTTATCCATGAGATCATTTTCTCTTCCATCGACAGGCCCAAGCTCCTAAGCCGG CTTACTGCGTTGCTCTCGGAGGTTGGATTGAATATTCAGGAAGCTCATGTTTACTCTACCAAAGATAACTTTTGCTTGGATGTTTTTGTCGTTGATGGATGGGAGACAGAG GAGACAGATGATTTGATCGTGAAGATTAAGGTGGCCTTAGCACAGAAAAAT GCATCATCTTCCAATTCCACAAACTCTTCAACGTCGGAGAAAATAACTGACCTACAACAGAAGGTTGGAGATTCTGAAATCGACTGGAAGATGCTAGCAAAGGGGGAAAAGATTGCATCTGGATCGTCTGCAGACTT ATACCGAGGAACTTATAATGGTCTTGATGTCGCTATAAAGTGTCTCAGAATTGCCAATCTTAACAACCCTTCAGAAATTGAGTTTCTGCAAGAAGTACTTATTCTAAG GAGAgttaatcatgaaaatattcttCGATTCTATGGGGCATGCACAAAGCATCCATATTATTGCATCGTTACTG AATACATGCCTGGAGGGAATTTATATGACTTTCTTCACAAGCACAATAACTTCTTGGATCTCATTACAATTCTAAAAATTGCTATCAGTATCTCAAAAGGAATGGATTATCTACACCAAAATGACATCATCCACAGGGATTTGAAGACTGCAAATCTTCTAATAGGCTACGATCAA GTCATAAAGATTGCGGACTTTGGTGTGGCACGACATGGAAGTCAGGAGGGGCTGATGACTGCTGAGACGGGAACCTACCGATGGATGGCGCCAGAG ATTATTAATCATAAGCCTTATGATAACAAAGCAGATGTATTCAGCTTTGCCATTGTTCTTTGGGAGTTGTCAACTTCAAAG GTCCCATATGACAACATGACGCCCTTGCAAGCTGCATTAGGTGTAAGGCAG GGATTGCGCTTGGACATTCCCACAAGCGTGCACCCAAGATTGTCAAAACTGATTGAACGGTGTTGGGATGAAAATCCTGATGTACGGCCTACTTTCGCTGAGATCATTGTAGAACTTGAAGACATCTTGCAGCATGTTCAG GCAGCAAAGGGAGGCAAACGTCGTTCCAAGGCGAAGATGCAGAAGAAATCAGAGCGTTAG